Proteins encoded in a region of the Pseudomonas denitrificans (nom. rej.) genome:
- a CDS encoding OsmC domain/YcaO domain-containing protein gives MEIKVNFLDNLRLEAKFDDFTVIADQPIRYKGDGSAPGPFDYFLASSALCAAYFVKLYCQTRDIPTDNIRLSQNNIVDPENRYKQIFKIQVELPADISEKDRQGILRSIDRCTVKKVVQTGPDFVIEQVENLDADAQALLMPSTAAGASTYIQGKDLPLEQTIANMSEILAGLGMKIEIASWRNIVPNVWSLHIRDAQSPMCFTNGKGATKESALASALGEFIERLNCNFFYNDQYWGEEIANAPFVHYPDERWFKPGAKDELPEEILDEHCLEVFNPDGELRGSHLYDTNSGNTERGICSLPFVRQSDGETVYFPSNLIENLYLSNGMSAGNTLAEAQVQCLSEIFERAVKREILEGELALPDVPQDVLAKYPGIVAGIKGLEEQGFPVLVKDASLGGEFPVMCVTLMNPRTGGVFASFGAHPSFEVALERSLTELLQGRSFEGLNDLPRPTFESQALTEPNNFVEHFIDSSGVVSWRFFSSKADYEFVEWDFSGHGDDSNVQEAQTLFGILEEQGKEVYMAVYEHLGATACRILVPGYSEIYPVEDLIWDNTNKALAFRADILNLHSLNIVRLKSLLKRLEACEVDEYTDITTLIGIEFDDNTVWGQLTILELKLLINLVAKRFETAKELVEMYLQYNDNTVERGLFYQALSAALEVHLDEELEMADFEANFRRMFGNERMDAVLGSLDGSVRFYGLTPTSTRLEGLDKHLRLIDSYKKLHQARARAVAGR, from the coding sequence ATGGAAATCAAGGTCAATTTTCTCGACAACCTCCGACTCGAAGCCAAGTTCGACGACTTCACGGTGATTGCCGACCAGCCCATCCGCTACAAGGGCGACGGTTCGGCACCGGGGCCGTTCGATTACTTCCTGGCTTCCTCGGCGCTGTGCGCGGCTTACTTCGTCAAGCTCTACTGCCAGACCCGCGACATTCCCACGGACAATATCCGCCTGTCGCAGAACAACATCGTCGACCCGGAAAACCGCTACAAGCAGATCTTCAAGATCCAGGTGGAACTGCCGGCGGACATCTCCGAGAAGGATCGCCAGGGCATCCTGCGCTCCATCGACCGCTGCACGGTGAAGAAGGTGGTGCAGACCGGCCCGGACTTCGTCATCGAGCAAGTCGAGAACCTCGACGCCGACGCCCAGGCGCTGCTGATGCCGAGCACCGCCGCCGGTGCCAGCACCTATATCCAGGGCAAGGACCTGCCGCTGGAACAGACCATCGCCAACATGTCGGAAATCCTCGCCGGCCTGGGCATGAAGATCGAGATCGCATCCTGGCGCAACATCGTGCCCAACGTCTGGTCGCTGCACATCCGCGATGCGCAGTCGCCGATGTGCTTCACCAACGGCAAGGGCGCCACCAAGGAAAGCGCGTTGGCCTCGGCGCTGGGCGAGTTCATCGAGCGGCTGAACTGCAACTTCTTCTACAACGACCAGTACTGGGGCGAGGAGATTGCCAACGCGCCGTTCGTGCATTACCCCGACGAGCGCTGGTTCAAGCCGGGCGCAAAAGACGAGCTGCCGGAAGAAATCCTCGACGAGCACTGCCTGGAAGTCTTCAACCCGGACGGCGAACTGCGCGGCTCGCACCTCTACGACACCAACTCGGGCAATACCGAGCGCGGCATCTGTTCGCTGCCGTTCGTGCGCCAGTCCGACGGCGAGACGGTGTACTTCCCGTCCAACCTGATCGAGAACCTCTACCTGTCCAACGGCATGAGCGCCGGCAACACGCTGGCCGAAGCGCAGGTGCAGTGCCTGTCGGAAATCTTCGAGCGCGCGGTGAAGCGCGAAATCCTCGAAGGCGAACTGGCGTTGCCGGACGTGCCGCAGGACGTGCTGGCCAAGTACCCGGGCATTGTCGCCGGCATCAAGGGCCTGGAGGAGCAGGGCTTCCCGGTGCTGGTCAAGGATGCCTCCCTGGGCGGCGAGTTCCCGGTGATGTGCGTGACCCTGATGAACCCGCGCACCGGCGGCGTGTTCGCCTCCTTCGGCGCGCACCCCAGCTTCGAGGTAGCACTGGAGCGCAGCCTCACCGAGCTGCTCCAGGGCCGAAGCTTCGAAGGCCTCAACGACCTGCCGCGGCCGACCTTCGAAAGCCAGGCGCTGACCGAGCCGAACAACTTCGTCGAGCACTTCATCGACTCCAGCGGCGTGGTGTCGTGGCGCTTCTTCAGCTCCAAGGCCGATTACGAGTTCGTCGAGTGGGACTTCTCCGGCCACGGTGACGATTCCAACGTGCAGGAAGCGCAGACCCTGTTCGGCATCCTCGAGGAGCAGGGCAAGGAGGTCTACATGGCCGTGTACGAGCACCTGGGCGCCACCGCCTGCCGCATCCTGGTGCCGGGCTACTCGGAAATCTACCCGGTGGAAGACCTCATCTGGGACAACACCAACAAGGCGCTGGCGTTCCGCGCGGACATCCTCAACCTGCACAGCCTCAACATCGTCCGCCTCAAGTCGCTGCTCAAGCGCCTGGAAGCCTGCGAGGTGGACGAGTACACCGACATCACCACGCTGATCGGCATCGAGTTCGACGACAACACGGTCTGGGGCCAGCTGACCATCCTCGAGCTCAAGTTGCTGATCAATCTCGTGGCGAAGCGCTTCGAGACGGCCAAGGAGCTGGTGGAAATGTACCTCCAGTACAACGACAACACCGTCGAGCGCGGGCTGTTCTACCAGGCGCTCAGCGCCGCCCTGGAAGTGCACCTGGACGAGGAGCTGGAGATGGCCGACTTCGAGGCCAACTTCCGCCGCATGTTCGGCAACGAGCGCATGGACGCGGTGCTCGGCTCGCTGGACGGCAGCGTGCGCTTCTACGGCCTGACGCCGACCAGCACCAGGCTGGAGGGGCTGGACAAGCACCTGCGCCTGATCGACAGCTACAAGAAACTGCACCAGGCACGGGCCAGGGCGGTGGCGGGCCGCTGA
- a CDS encoding VOC family protein, whose protein sequence is MSSLQRVTPCLWFDGKAEEAAEFYVAIFPNSRIVQTAYYPEAEKDRHGGVPGSVLTVEFVLDGQTFIALNGGPTFNFTEALSLQVMCDSQKEIDHFWDKLGAGGPEEAQVCGWLKDRYGVSWQICPRHVGDMVADPNPAKASRTLQAVMGMKKLDMAAIERAHAGN, encoded by the coding sequence ATGTCCAGCCTGCAACGCGTCACCCCCTGCCTGTGGTTCGACGGCAAGGCCGAGGAAGCGGCCGAGTTCTATGTCGCCATCTTCCCCAACTCGCGGATCGTCCAGACCGCCTACTACCCCGAGGCCGAGAAGGACCGCCACGGCGGCGTGCCCGGCTCGGTGCTGACGGTGGAGTTCGTCCTCGACGGGCAGACCTTCATCGCGCTGAACGGCGGGCCGACCTTCAACTTCACCGAGGCGTTGTCGCTGCAGGTGATGTGCGACAGCCAGAAGGAGATCGACCACTTCTGGGACAAGCTCGGCGCCGGTGGCCCGGAGGAGGCGCAGGTCTGCGGTTGGCTGAAGGATCGCTATGGGGTGTCCTGGCAGATCTGCCCGCGCCACGTCGGCGACATGGTGGCCGACCCGAACCCGGCGAAGGCCAGCCGCACGCTGCAGGCGGTGATGGGCATGAAGAAGCTCGACATGGCCGCCATCGAGCGTGCGCACGCTGGCAACTGA
- a CDS encoding SDR family NAD(P)-dependent oxidoreductase gives MTRKIALITGASRGLGRNAALHLAAAGVDIIGTYRSQADEAHAVAAEIEQHGGRAVMLQLDVADSTRFAAFAQQIRTTLGDTFGRQGFDFLVNNAGIGLYASFAETSEEMFDQLMNIQLKGPFFLTQKLLPLIADGGRILNVSSGLTRFSLPGYAAYATMKGAMETLTKYQAKELGARGIAVNILAPGAIETDFGGGQVRDNAELNKQIASNTALGRVGLPDDIGAVIATLLSDGGRWINGQRVEASGGMFL, from the coding sequence ATGACCCGCAAGATCGCTCTCATCACCGGCGCCAGCCGTGGCCTTGGCCGCAACGCCGCCCTGCACCTCGCCGCTGCCGGCGTCGACATCATCGGCACCTACCGCAGCCAGGCTGACGAAGCCCACGCCGTCGCCGCCGAGATCGAGCAGCACGGCGGCCGCGCCGTGATGCTGCAACTGGATGTCGCGGACAGCACCCGCTTCGCTGCCTTCGCGCAGCAGATCCGCACCACCCTGGGCGACACCTTCGGCCGGCAGGGCTTCGACTTCCTGGTGAACAACGCCGGCATCGGCCTCTATGCCAGCTTCGCCGAGACCAGCGAAGAGATGTTCGACCAACTGATGAACATCCAGCTCAAGGGCCCGTTCTTCCTGACCCAGAAGCTGCTGCCACTGATCGCCGATGGCGGCCGCATCCTCAACGTCTCCAGCGGCCTGACGCGTTTCTCGCTGCCCGGCTACGCCGCCTACGCAACCATGAAAGGCGCCATGGAAACCCTCACCAAGTACCAGGCGAAGGAGCTGGGCGCACGCGGCATCGCCGTGAACATCCTCGCCCCGGGCGCCATCGAGACCGACTTCGGCGGCGGCCAGGTGCGCGACAACGCCGAGCTGAACAAGCAGATCGCCAGCAACACCGCCCTGGGCCGCGTCGGCCTGCCGGACGATATCGGCGCGGTGATCGCCACCCTGCTCTCCGACGGCGGCCGCTGGATCAACGGCCAGCGCGTGGAGGCTTCGGGCGGGATGTTCCTCTGA
- a CDS encoding NAD(P)/FAD-dependent oxidoreductase, with protein sequence MCAMSAAARGRQVLLIDHANKAGKKILMSGGGRCNFTNMYCEPVNFLSQNPHFCKSALARFTQWDFIALVAKHGVPYHEKKLGQLFCDNKSSDILGLLLDECEQAGVDLRLDTSVSEIARLDEGGYQLQTSLGLVRCESLVIATGGLSIPTLGATGFGYQVARQFGHSVLPTRAGLVPFTITDPQLKALCTELSGTSVEDCRVSCNGQSFVENILFTHRGLSGPAILQISSYWQLGDTISIDLLPRIDLPVWLVEQQRERPNSELKTLLGELFTKKMAGLLAEQWFVSRPMKQYTPAELKAIAERLGDWQLVPAGTEGYRTAEVTLGGVDTREVSSKTLESLKSPGLYFVGEVLDVTGHLGGFNFQWAWASGYAAAQFV encoded by the coding sequence ATGTGCGCCATGAGCGCCGCCGCGCGCGGTCGTCAGGTCCTGCTGATCGACCACGCCAACAAGGCCGGCAAGAAGATCCTCATGTCCGGTGGCGGGCGCTGCAACTTCACCAACATGTACTGCGAGCCGGTCAACTTCCTTTCGCAGAACCCGCACTTCTGCAAGTCCGCGCTGGCGCGTTTCACCCAGTGGGACTTCATCGCCCTGGTGGCCAAGCACGGCGTGCCCTACCACGAGAAGAAGCTCGGCCAGCTGTTCTGCGATAACAAGTCCAGCGACATCCTCGGCCTGCTGCTGGACGAGTGCGAGCAGGCCGGCGTCGACCTGCGCCTGGACACCTCGGTGAGCGAGATCGCCCGTCTCGACGAAGGCGGCTACCAACTGCAGACAAGCCTCGGCCTGGTGCGCTGCGAATCCCTGGTGATCGCCACAGGCGGCCTGTCGATCCCGACCTTGGGCGCCACCGGCTTCGGCTACCAGGTCGCCCGCCAGTTCGGCCACAGCGTGCTGCCGACCCGCGCCGGCCTGGTGCCCTTCACCATTACCGATCCGCAGCTCAAGGCCCTGTGTACCGAGCTGTCCGGCACCTCGGTGGAGGACTGCCGGGTCAGCTGCAACGGCCAGAGCTTCGTCGAGAACATCCTGTTCACCCACCGCGGCCTCAGCGGCCCGGCGATCCTGCAGATTTCCTCCTACTGGCAGCTGGGCGACACCATCAGCATCGACCTGCTGCCGCGCATCGACCTGCCCGTCTGGCTCGTCGAGCAACAGCGCGAGCGCCCCAACAGCGAGCTGAAGACGCTGCTGGGTGAGCTGTTCACCAAGAAGATGGCCGGCCTGCTGGCCGAGCAGTGGTTCGTCTCCAGACCGATGAAGCAGTACACGCCGGCCGAGCTGAAGGCGATCGCCGAGCGCCTGGGCGACTGGCAGCTGGTGCCGGCCGGCACCGAGGGCTACCGCACGGCGGAAGTCACCCTGGGCGGCGTCGACACCCGCGAGGTGTCGTCCAAGACCCTGGAGTCGCTGAAATCCCCCGGCCTGTACTTCGTCGGCGAAGTGCTGGACGTCACCGGCCACCTGGGCGGCTTCAACTTCCAGTGGGCCTGGGCCTCGGGCTATGCGGCGGCGCAGTTCGTCTAG
- a CDS encoding LysR family transcriptional regulator, with protein sequence MIRPDLLRTFVRVTELASFTQAGEQLGLPRSTVSEHIQALEELLGTRLLQRTTRRVTATQDGLVLYERSKDMLAQLDELQGLFRQDDEALGGRLRVDMPTVMARKLVMPRLGEFLARHPALELEVSCTDRRVDLVREGFDCVVRVGSVSDPSVVARSLGQFPQVTCASSSYLAEHGVPQTLDDLAGHQLIHYVTVLGARPPGFEYLHHGEVRFVPMGGALSVNNAEAYESAAMGGLGIIQVPIHGVLDDLEAGRLVAVLEHIPLPPMEISLLYAHRRLPQRVRVFMQWLAQLLGEPGVLGTPVTVKT encoded by the coding sequence ATGATCCGCCCCGACCTGCTCCGCACCTTCGTCCGCGTCACCGAGCTGGCCAGCTTCACCCAGGCCGGCGAGCAGCTCGGCCTGCCGCGCTCCACCGTGTCCGAACACATCCAGGCGCTGGAGGAACTGCTCGGCACGCGCCTGCTGCAACGCACGACAAGACGCGTTACCGCAACCCAGGACGGCCTGGTGCTCTATGAGCGCAGCAAGGACATGCTGGCCCAGTTGGACGAATTGCAGGGCCTGTTCCGACAGGACGACGAAGCCCTCGGCGGCCGCCTGCGGGTGGACATGCCGACGGTGATGGCGCGCAAGCTGGTGATGCCGCGCCTGGGCGAATTCCTCGCGCGGCACCCGGCGCTGGAACTGGAGGTGAGCTGCACCGACCGCCGCGTCGACCTGGTGCGCGAGGGTTTCGACTGCGTGGTGCGGGTCGGTTCGGTGAGCGATCCATCGGTGGTGGCGCGCAGCCTCGGGCAGTTTCCGCAGGTGACCTGCGCGAGCTCGTCCTATCTCGCCGAACACGGCGTGCCGCAGACACTGGACGACCTCGCCGGGCACCAGTTGATCCACTATGTGACGGTGCTGGGTGCGCGGCCGCCGGGCTTCGAGTACCTGCACCATGGCGAGGTGCGCTTCGTGCCGATGGGCGGGGCGCTGTCGGTGAACAACGCCGAGGCCTACGAAAGCGCGGCCATGGGTGGGCTGGGGATCATCCAGGTGCCGATCCATGGCGTGCTGGACGACCTGGAAGCGGGGCGGCTGGTGGCGGTGCTGGAGCACATCCCGTTGCCGCCCATGGAAATCTCCCTGCTCTACGCCCATCGCCGCCTGCCGCAGCGGGTGCGGGTGTTCATGCAATGGCTGGCACAGTTGCTGGGCGAACCCGGGGTGCTGGGTACTCCCGTGACTGTGAAGACCTAG
- a CDS encoding VOC family protein — translation MFSHITVGTNDLPRAIDFYSKVLGALGIVLKAHRHAPERAIFAHPDSDVVFCVYQPIDGRPASIGNGSLVAFEARTRHQVDSFHARAMQQGGVDEGPPGVRLNYSPTYYGAYVRDLDGNKLCCVCHLQE, via the coding sequence ATGTTCAGCCACATCACCGTCGGCACCAACGACCTGCCGCGCGCCATCGACTTCTATTCCAAGGTGCTCGGTGCGCTGGGGATCGTCCTCAAGGCGCATCGCCATGCGCCCGAGCGGGCGATCTTCGCCCACCCGGACAGCGACGTGGTGTTCTGCGTCTACCAGCCCATCGACGGCCGGCCGGCCAGCATCGGCAATGGCAGCCTGGTGGCCTTCGAGGCGCGCACGCGGCACCAGGTCGACAGCTTCCATGCCCGCGCCATGCAACAGGGCGGGGTCGACGAAGGGCCGCCGGGGGTGCGCCTGAACTACTCACCGACCTACTACGGCGCCTACGTACGTGACCTGGACGGCAACAAGCTGTGTTGCGTCTGCCATCTGCAGGAGTGA
- a CDS encoding c-type cytochrome: protein MKTLLSLGTLALLGLNLQSAVAGTAADSYNLVEKGRYLAVLGDCTACHTVPGQAPFAGGVAIETPFGKLVGANITPDTETGLGRWSFDDFQAVMSTGHGRNGKRLYGAMPFTAYTKVRREDNLALWAYLQTLEPVRNPVESNQLPFPFSVRTSLIGWNWLNFTQGEFVPSPDKSPQWNRGAYLVEGLGHCGTCHTPKNLIGGDDNDRFLAGANLQGWVAPDITANPHSGIGQWSTEDLVQYLKTGANRFDIASGPMAEAVENSTQHWNDEDLLAVAVYLKDGAADKSAATPVAASDAAMVAGKAIYADRCSACHVSNGTGVKNLFPTLAAAPLVNHDDPTSLIRVVLAGSRAGGTETAPTSPAMPSFAWNLDDEKVANVLTYVRNTWGNAAAPVTAGQVADLRKELAQ, encoded by the coding sequence ATGAAGACTCTCCTCTCCCTCGGCACCCTCGCCCTGCTCGGGCTCAACCTGCAATCGGCCGTCGCCGGCACGGCTGCTGACTCCTACAACCTGGTGGAAAAAGGCCGATACCTCGCCGTGCTGGGCGACTGCACCGCCTGCCACACGGTACCCGGCCAGGCGCCCTTCGCCGGTGGCGTGGCGATCGAGACGCCGTTCGGCAAGCTGGTGGGCGCCAATATCACACCCGATACGGAAACCGGCCTCGGCCGCTGGAGCTTCGACGACTTCCAGGCGGTGATGTCCACCGGCCATGGGCGCAACGGCAAGCGGCTGTACGGCGCGATGCCCTTCACCGCGTACACCAAGGTGCGACGCGAGGACAACCTGGCGCTCTGGGCCTACCTGCAGACCCTGGAGCCGGTGCGCAACCCGGTGGAAAGCAACCAGCTGCCCTTCCCCTTCAGCGTGCGCACCAGCCTCATCGGCTGGAACTGGCTGAACTTCACCCAGGGCGAATTCGTGCCCTCGCCGGACAAATCGCCGCAATGGAACCGTGGCGCCTACCTGGTGGAAGGCCTGGGCCACTGCGGTACCTGCCACACGCCGAAGAACCTGATCGGCGGCGACGACAACGACCGCTTCCTCGCCGGCGCCAACCTGCAGGGCTGGGTCGCCCCGGACATCACCGCCAACCCGCACAGCGGCATCGGCCAGTGGAGCACCGAGGACCTCGTGCAGTACCTGAAGACCGGCGCCAACCGCTTCGACATCGCCTCCGGCCCCATGGCCGAAGCGGTGGAGAACTCGACCCAGCACTGGAACGACGAAGACCTGCTGGCCGTCGCGGTGTACCTCAAGGATGGTGCGGCCGACAAATCGGCAGCGACGCCGGTGGCGGCCAGCGACGCGGCGATGGTCGCGGGCAAGGCGATCTACGCCGACCGCTGCTCTGCCTGCCACGTGAGCAACGGTACCGGGGTGAAGAACCTGTTCCCGACCCTCGCCGCCGCACCGCTGGTCAACCACGACGACCCGACCTCGCTGATCCGCGTGGTACTGGCCGGCAGCCGGGCCGGTGGCACCGAGACTGCGCCCACCTCGCCAGCCATGCCTTCGTTCGCCTGGAACCTCGACGATGAGAAGGTCGCCAACGTGCTGACCTACGTGCGCAATACCTGGGGCAACGCAGCGGCGCCGGTCACCGCCGGCCAGGTGGCGGACCTGCGCAAGGAGCTGGCCCAGTAG
- a CDS encoding gluconate 2-dehydrogenase subunit 3 family protein: MTEHPKGFTRRQLLKSSAASLAVGAAASAQAATVIGTPKWLPFDHNGPLHYDSPGWQFFTAEEATEVEAIVEQLIPADELSVSGKDAGCAVFIDRQLVSDYGDFGRLYMQGPFTPGTPAQADQSPLVPRERYRIGLAALGKYCQGKFQKNFSALPGEQRDQVLTDLEKGAITLEGIDARLFFQQVLDNTMEGFFADPIYGGNRDMVSWKMLGFPGARYDYRDYIALHNQKLDLVPLSIIGSSAWTKKG; encoded by the coding sequence ATGACCGAACACCCCAAGGGCTTCACCCGGCGCCAGCTGTTGAAGTCGTCCGCCGCCTCGCTGGCCGTCGGCGCTGCCGCCAGCGCCCAGGCCGCCACCGTGATCGGCACGCCGAAATGGCTGCCCTTCGACCACAACGGCCCGCTGCACTACGACAGCCCCGGCTGGCAGTTCTTCACCGCCGAGGAAGCCACCGAGGTGGAAGCGATAGTCGAACAGCTGATTCCCGCCGACGAGCTGAGCGTCAGCGGCAAGGACGCCGGCTGCGCGGTGTTCATCGACCGCCAGCTGGTCAGCGACTACGGCGACTTCGGTCGCCTGTACATGCAAGGCCCTTTCACGCCGGGCACTCCGGCCCAGGCCGATCAGTCGCCGCTGGTGCCGCGTGAGCGCTATCGCATCGGCCTCGCCGCGCTGGGCAAGTACTGCCAGGGCAAGTTCCAGAAGAACTTCAGCGCCCTGCCCGGCGAGCAGCGCGACCAGGTCCTGACTGACCTGGAAAAAGGCGCCATCACCCTCGAAGGCATCGACGCGAGACTGTTCTTCCAGCAGGTGCTGGACAACACCATGGAAGGTTTCTTCGCCGACCCGATCTATGGCGGCAACCGCGACATGGTGTCGTGGAAGATGCTCGGCTTCCCTGGCGCACGCTACGACTACCGCGACTACATCGCCCTGCACAACCAGAAGCTCGACCTCGTGCCGCTCTCCATCATCGGCAGCTCCGCCTGGACGAAAAAGGGATAA
- a CDS encoding GMC family oxidoreductase, protein MAKKLPSTDVVVVGLGWAGSIIAHELADAGLNVIGFERGPWRDTAADFNLASAADELRYNRRQELMLRTRQNTCTMRNKETETALPMRSWGSFHPGNGTGGAGNHWAGITFRFQPEEFRLASHLKERYGKEVPEELTLQDWGTTWEEMEPHYDAFERLAGVSGKAGNLKGSIVEGGNPFEGARSREYPNPPTAQTYAPTLFAEAARDLGYKPFPVPSALASQGYTNQLGVTMGPCTFCGFCTNYGCANYSKASAIVNVMPALIRKPNFTAQTNSEVLKVTLDSTGQRATGIVYVDSSGEEWEQPADIVVVAAFIFENVRLMLLSGIGEPYNPIANTGTTGRNFAYQTANSVKLFFKDKNFNPFIGGGAIGMGIDEFNNDNFDHSGLGFVGGGSTRVTPIGAAPIDSRPTPPGTPTWGAKWKKATVESYLSNMSIGCEASSYTTRGNYLSLDPNYNDPHGRPLLRITFDFPENDLRMAQYCTDKVAEIARSMNPQQIVPAPRKGPWSNTSYQSSHIVGGFIMGADPKNSSVNKHLQVWGVPNLFVVGSSAFPQNPGYNPTGTVGALAFKAADAIRRLYLKRPGEMISA, encoded by the coding sequence ATGGCCAAGAAACTACCTTCCACCGATGTGGTGGTCGTCGGACTCGGCTGGGCCGGTTCCATCATCGCCCACGAGCTGGCTGACGCCGGCCTCAATGTGATCGGCTTCGAACGCGGGCCGTGGCGCGACACCGCCGCCGACTTCAACCTCGCTTCGGCGGCTGACGAGTTGCGCTACAACCGTCGCCAGGAACTGATGCTGCGCACCCGGCAGAACACCTGCACGATGCGCAACAAGGAAACGGAAACCGCCCTGCCGATGCGCTCCTGGGGCTCGTTCCACCCCGGCAACGGCACCGGCGGCGCCGGCAACCACTGGGCCGGTATCACCTTCCGCTTCCAGCCCGAGGAATTCCGCCTGGCAAGTCATCTGAAGGAGCGCTACGGCAAGGAAGTGCCCGAAGAGCTGACCCTGCAGGACTGGGGTACCACCTGGGAGGAAATGGAACCACACTACGACGCCTTCGAGCGGCTGGCCGGGGTGTCCGGCAAGGCCGGCAACCTCAAGGGCAGCATCGTCGAGGGCGGCAACCCCTTCGAGGGTGCGCGCTCGCGCGAGTACCCCAACCCGCCCACCGCGCAGACCTACGCCCCGACCCTGTTCGCCGAGGCCGCGCGCGACCTGGGCTACAAGCCGTTCCCGGTGCCCTCGGCGCTGGCCTCCCAGGGCTACACCAACCAGCTCGGCGTGACCATGGGGCCGTGCACCTTCTGCGGCTTCTGCACCAACTACGGCTGCGCCAACTACTCCAAGGCCAGCGCCATCGTCAACGTGATGCCAGCGCTGATCCGCAAACCCAATTTCACCGCGCAGACCAATTCCGAAGTGCTCAAGGTCACCCTCGACAGCACCGGCCAGCGCGCCACCGGTATCGTCTACGTCGACTCCAGCGGCGAGGAATGGGAGCAGCCGGCGGATATCGTGGTGGTCGCCGCGTTCATCTTCGAGAACGTGCGCCTGATGCTGCTCTCCGGCATCGGTGAGCCGTACAACCCGATCGCCAACACTGGCACCACCGGGCGCAACTTCGCCTACCAGACGGCCAACAGCGTGAAGCTGTTCTTCAAGGACAAGAACTTCAACCCCTTCATCGGTGGCGGCGCCATCGGCATGGGCATCGACGAGTTCAACAACGACAACTTCGATCACTCCGGACTCGGCTTCGTCGGCGGCGGCAGCACCCGCGTGACACCCATCGGTGCCGCGCCCATCGACTCGCGCCCGACGCCGCCGGGCACCCCGACCTGGGGCGCGAAGTGGAAGAAGGCCACGGTGGAAAGCTACCTGAGCAACATGTCCATCGGCTGCGAAGCCAGCAGCTACACCACCCGCGGCAACTACCTGTCGCTGGACCCGAACTACAACGACCCCCACGGCCGGCCGCTGCTGCGCATCACCTTCGACTTCCCCGAGAACGACCTGCGCATGGCGCAGTACTGCACCGACAAGGTGGCCGAGATCGCCCGCAGCATGAACCCGCAGCAGATCGTCCCGGCGCCGCGCAAGGGCCCCTGGTCCAACACCTCCTACCAGTCCTCGCACATCGTCGGCGGCTTCATCATGGGCGCCGACCCGAAGAACAGTTCGGTGAACAAGCACCTGCAGGTGTGGGGAGTACCGAATCTGTTCGTGGTCGGCTCCTCGGCCTTCCCGCAGAACCCCGGCTACAACCCGACCGGCACCGTCGGCGCCCTGGCCTTCAAGGCTGCCGATGCGATCCGCCGGCTCTACCTGAAACGCCCCGGGGAGATGATCAGCGCATGA
- a CDS encoding HD domain-containing protein, with protein MSLDLNGVKVPDSTLAKAITEMVRDNATPLLFHHSSRVYYWGALTGARKELKFDAELLYAGAMFHDMGLMPRYCSQCERFEVDGADCAAEFLRSHGIAESDIDTVWTAIALHTTPGIPQHMKPEIALVTAGVEMDVLGIAYPQFSDAQRDAVVAAHPRGGQFKQDILQAFYDGIKAKPETTFGNVKADVLAMKDADFVRGNFCEVILNSDWAS; from the coding sequence ATGAGCCTCGACCTGAACGGCGTCAAAGTCCCCGACAGCACCCTTGCCAAGGCCATCACCGAGATGGTCCGCGACAACGCCACCCCGCTGCTCTTTCACCATTCCTCGCGCGTCTACTACTGGGGCGCGCTGACCGGCGCGCGCAAGGAACTGAAGTTCGACGCCGAGCTGCTCTACGCCGGCGCGATGTTCCACGACATGGGCCTGATGCCGCGCTACTGCAGCCAGTGCGAACGCTTCGAAGTGGATGGCGCCGACTGCGCGGCAGAGTTCCTGCGCAGCCACGGCATCGCCGAGAGCGATATCGATACGGTGTGGACCGCCATCGCGCTGCACACCACGCCCGGTATCCCGCAGCACATGAAGCCGGAGATCGCGCTGGTCACCGCCGGGGTGGAAATGGACGTGCTGGGCATCGCCTACCCGCAGTTCAGCGACGCCCAGCGTGACGCCGTGGTCGCCGCCCATCCACGCGGCGGGCAGTTCAAGCAGGACATCCTGCAAGCCTTCTACGACGGCATCAAAGCCAAGCCGGAAACCACCTTCGGCAACGTCAAGGCCGACGTGCTGGCGATGAAGGATGCGGACTTCGTGCGCGGCAACTTCTGCGAAGTGATCCTGAATTCCGACTGGGCCAGCTAG